In Modestobacter versicolor, a single genomic region encodes these proteins:
- a CDS encoding ABC transporter ATP-binding protein: MAVRRALDMIEIDSAVDVTCDEDGDELMRITRRRPAAVGATAPEQPAADPREVVSLRDVARTYGRGDSTVHALRGVSVGMARGSFTAVMGPSGSGKSTLLQTAAGLDRPTSGSVLLGGTDLTTLSEEQLTRLRRERIGFVFQSFNLLPSLTAEDNVLLPLRLAGRPARRRMAAEVLERVGMGGYAQRRPAELSGGQQQRIAIARALVSRPDVVFGDEPTGALDSGTATEVLGLLRGIVDQDGATVVMVTHDPRAASYADRVLFLADGRLVADLAGPSVAEIADRMVQLTGGAPAGAGSLR; this comes from the coding sequence ATGGCCGTCCGCCGCGCCCTGGACATGATCGAGATCGACAGCGCCGTCGACGTGACCTGCGACGAAGACGGAGATGAGCTGATGAGGATCACCAGGAGGCGCCCGGCAGCGGTCGGCGCCACGGCACCGGAGCAGCCGGCGGCCGACCCGCGCGAGGTGGTGTCGCTGCGGGACGTCGCGCGCACCTACGGGCGCGGCGACTCCACCGTGCACGCGCTGCGGGGGGTCTCGGTCGGCATGGCGCGCGGCTCGTTCACCGCGGTGATGGGCCCGTCGGGCTCGGGCAAGAGCACCCTGCTGCAGACCGCGGCGGGGCTGGACCGCCCCACGTCGGGCTCGGTGCTGCTCGGCGGCACCGACCTGACCACGCTCAGCGAGGAGCAGCTGACCCGGCTGCGCCGCGAGCGCATCGGGTTCGTCTTCCAGTCCTTCAACCTGCTGCCCTCCCTGACGGCGGAGGACAACGTGCTGCTCCCGCTGCGGCTGGCCGGCCGGCCGGCCCGGCGGCGGATGGCGGCCGAGGTGCTTGAGCGGGTCGGCATGGGCGGGTACGCCCAGCGGCGCCCGGCCGAGCTCTCCGGCGGCCAGCAGCAGCGGATCGCCATCGCCCGGGCGCTGGTCAGCCGCCCCGACGTCGTCTTCGGCGACGAGCCCACCGGGGCGCTGGACAGCGGGACGGCGACCGAGGTGCTCGGTCTGCTGCGCGGCATCGTCGACCAGGACGGCGCGACCGTCGTCATGGTCACCCACGACCCGCGCGCCGCCTCCTACGCCGACCGGGTGCTGTTCCTCGCCGACGGCCGGCTGGTCGCCGACCTCGCCGGCCCGTCGGTGGCCGAGATCGCCGACCGGATGGTCCAGCTGACCGGGGGCGCGCCCGCCGGGGCGGGGTCGCTGCGATGA
- the mmsA gene encoding multiple monosaccharide ABC transporter ATP-binding protein, whose protein sequence is MDDNILEMRSITKTFPGVKALSDVSLAVRRGEVHAICGENGAGKSTLMKVLSGVYPAGSYDGEIVFDGAVQKFSGIRDSEHVGIVIIHQELALVPYLSIAENIFLGNERKGRSGLIDWNKANADAAELLAQVGLDENPVTPVGQLGVGKQQLVEIAKAISKDVKLLILDEPTAALNDTDSAHLLDLLRQLRDRGITSIIISHKLNEIVAIAQHTTIIRDGQTVETLDMSAPDVDTDRIIRGMVGRDLESYYPDRESHPGEEVLRVEDWTVKHPTQDRLVVDHANFNVRAGEVIGIAGLMGAGRTELAMSIFGRSYGRDISGRVFVHGREVRARSVSEAIDNGIAYATEDRKKYGLNLIEDIRRNVSAAALAKLSTRGWVNGNEETKVAEDSRRDMNIKAPSVSSIVGKLSGGNQQKVVLSKWLFTDPDVLILDEPTRGIDVGAKYEIYTIINKLVAAGKAVIVISSELPELLGICDRIYTLSAGRITGEQPVREATQESLMKLMTKERELAA, encoded by the coding sequence ATGGACGACAACATCCTGGAGATGCGCTCCATCACCAAGACGTTCCCCGGCGTGAAGGCGCTGTCGGACGTGTCACTCGCGGTGCGGCGCGGCGAGGTCCACGCCATCTGCGGTGAGAACGGCGCGGGCAAGTCCACGCTGATGAAGGTCCTGTCCGGCGTGTACCCGGCCGGCAGCTACGACGGCGAGATCGTCTTCGACGGCGCCGTCCAGAAGTTCAGCGGCATCCGCGACAGCGAGCACGTGGGCATCGTGATCATCCACCAGGAGCTCGCGCTGGTGCCCTACCTGTCCATCGCGGAGAACATCTTCCTGGGCAACGAGCGCAAGGGCCGCTCCGGCCTCATCGACTGGAACAAGGCCAACGCCGACGCGGCCGAGCTGCTCGCCCAGGTCGGCCTGGACGAGAACCCGGTCACCCCGGTGGGCCAGCTCGGCGTCGGCAAGCAGCAGCTGGTGGAGATCGCCAAGGCCATCTCCAAGGACGTCAAGCTGCTCATCCTCGACGAGCCGACCGCGGCGCTCAACGACACCGACTCCGCGCACCTGCTCGACCTGCTGCGCCAGCTCCGCGACCGCGGGATCACCTCGATCATCATCTCGCACAAGCTCAACGAGATCGTCGCGATCGCGCAGCACACCACGATCATCCGCGACGGCCAGACGGTCGAGACGCTCGACATGAGCGCCCCGGACGTCGACACCGACCGGATCATCCGCGGCATGGTCGGCCGCGACCTGGAGTCCTACTACCCCGACCGCGAGTCGCACCCCGGCGAGGAGGTGCTGCGGGTCGAGGACTGGACCGTCAAGCACCCGACCCAGGACCGCCTCGTCGTCGACCACGCGAACTTCAACGTGCGGGCGGGCGAGGTCATCGGCATCGCCGGCCTCATGGGCGCCGGGCGCACCGAGCTGGCGATGAGCATCTTCGGCCGGTCCTACGGCCGGGACATCTCCGGTCGGGTCTTCGTTCACGGCCGCGAGGTCAGGGCGCGCAGCGTCTCCGAGGCCATCGACAACGGCATCGCCTACGCGACCGAGGACCGCAAGAAGTACGGCCTCAACCTCATCGAGGACATCCGGCGCAACGTCTCGGCGGCCGCGCTGGCCAAGCTGTCCACCCGCGGCTGGGTGAACGGCAACGAGGAGACCAAGGTCGCCGAGGACAGCCGGCGCGACATGAACATCAAGGCGCCGAGCGTCTCCTCGATCGTCGGCAAGCTCTCGGGCGGCAACCAGCAGAAGGTCGTGCTGTCCAAGTGGCTGTTCACCGACCCCGACGTGCTGATCCTCGACGAGCCCACCCGCGGCATCGACGTCGGCGCCAAGTACGAGATCTACACGATCATCAACAAGCTGGTGGCGGCCGGGAAGGCCGTCATCGTCATCTCGTCCGAGCTGCCCGAGCTGCTCGGCATCTGTGACCGCATCTACACGCTCTCGGCCGGGCGCATCACCGGCGAGCAGCCGGTCCGTGAGGCCACGCAGGAGAGCCTCATGAAGCTCATGACCAAGGAGAGGGAGCTCGCAGCATGA
- a CDS encoding L-ribulose-5-phosphate 4-epimerase, with protein sequence MTTEQGTHRPQREHVAALHAHLTRYELVTWTSGNVSERVPGEDLFVIKGSGVEYDQLTWEGITVCDLDGNPVDGVRAPSSDTAAHAYVYRNMPEVNGQVHTHSTYAAAWAARHEEIPCVLTAMADEFGGPIPVGPFALIGDDSIGQGIVETLKGHRSPAVLMKNHGVFTIGPSAKAAVKAAVMTEDVARTVHLSRQLGEPIPIAQADIDSLYARYQNVYGQR encoded by the coding sequence ATGACCACCGAGCAGGGCACCCACCGCCCGCAGCGCGAGCACGTCGCGGCGCTGCACGCCCACCTCACCCGCTACGAGCTGGTCACCTGGACCTCGGGCAACGTCTCCGAGCGGGTGCCCGGCGAGGACCTGTTCGTCATCAAGGGCAGCGGGGTCGAGTACGACCAGCTGACCTGGGAGGGCATCACCGTCTGCGACCTGGACGGGAACCCCGTCGACGGCGTCCGGGCGCCATCGTCGGACACGGCGGCGCACGCCTACGTCTACCGGAACATGCCCGAGGTCAACGGCCAGGTGCACACGCACAGCACCTACGCCGCGGCCTGGGCCGCCCGGCACGAGGAGATCCCCTGCGTGCTGACGGCGATGGCCGACGAGTTCGGCGGCCCCATCCCGGTCGGGCCGTTCGCGCTGATCGGCGACGACTCGATCGGCCAGGGCATCGTCGAGACGCTGAAGGGCCACCGCTCCCCGGCGGTGCTCATGAAGAACCACGGCGTCTTCACCATCGGGCCCTCGGCGAAGGCCGCGGTCAAGGCCGCCGTCATGACCGAGGACGTCGCCCGCACCGTGCACCTCTCCCGCCAGCTGGGTGAGCCCATCCCGATCGCGCAGGCGGACATCGACTCGCTGTACGCGCGCTACCAGAACGTCTACGGACAGCGATGA
- the chvE gene encoding multiple monosaccharide ABC transporter substrate-binding protein, with the protein MNKKLGLTALGAALAIGLTACGGEGAGSNSNTEDAAPEDLTIGVSMPTQTSERWIADGDAVQSQLEDAGYEVDLQFANDDIPTQGQQIDQMITEGADLLIVAAIDGTALSSQLQAAADEGIKVISYDRLIRDTENVDFYVSFDNFKVGVAQGTALLTGLGVLNADGSEGTATGPFNVELFAGSLDDNNAAFFFDGAMSVLQPKIDDGTLVVKSGQTDIEQAATLRWSQETAQKRMEDLLTGSYSDGTKVNGVLSPYDGISRGIITALQNAGYGPDIASANPLPIVTGQDAEIASVKLINDGVQSSTIFKDTRLLAEQAVTAAQAFLEGNEPEANDTETYDNGVKVVPSYLLPVETVYKDDIQSVLIDSEYWTADEVAKGQSD; encoded by the coding sequence GTGAACAAGAAGCTGGGGCTGACCGCCCTGGGCGCCGCGCTGGCGATCGGCCTGACGGCCTGTGGTGGCGAGGGTGCCGGCAGCAACTCGAACACCGAGGACGCGGCCCCTGAGGACCTCACCATCGGCGTCTCGATGCCGACCCAGACCTCCGAGCGCTGGATCGCCGACGGCGATGCCGTGCAGTCGCAGCTCGAGGACGCCGGCTACGAGGTGGACCTGCAGTTCGCGAACGACGACATCCCCACGCAGGGCCAGCAGATCGACCAGATGATCACCGAGGGCGCTGACCTCCTGATCGTCGCCGCGATCGACGGCACCGCGCTGAGCAGCCAGCTCCAGGCCGCCGCGGACGAGGGCATCAAGGTCATCAGCTACGACCGGCTCATCCGCGACACCGAGAACGTCGACTTCTACGTCAGCTTCGACAACTTCAAGGTCGGCGTCGCGCAGGGCACCGCCCTGCTGACCGGCCTGGGCGTGCTCAACGCCGACGGTTCCGAGGGCACCGCCACCGGGCCGTTCAACGTCGAGCTCTTCGCCGGCTCGCTGGACGACAACAACGCCGCCTTCTTCTTCGACGGCGCGATGTCGGTCCTGCAGCCCAAGATCGACGACGGCACGCTCGTCGTGAAGTCGGGTCAGACCGACATCGAGCAGGCCGCCACGCTGCGCTGGTCCCAGGAGACCGCCCAGAAGCGCATGGAGGACCTCCTCACCGGCAGCTACAGCGACGGCACCAAGGTCAACGGCGTCCTCTCGCCCTACGACGGCATCTCGCGCGGCATCATCACCGCCCTGCAGAACGCCGGCTACGGCCCGGACATCGCCTCGGCGAACCCGCTGCCCATCGTCACCGGTCAGGACGCCGAGATCGCCTCGGTCAAGCTGATCAACGACGGCGTCCAGAGCTCGACGATCTTCAAGGACACCCGGCTGCTGGCCGAGCAGGCCGTCACCGCTGCCCAGGCGTTCCTCGAGGGCAACGAGCCGGAGGCCAACGACACCGAGACCTACGACAACGGTGTCAAGGTCGTCCCGTCCTACCTGCTGCCCGTCGAGACGGTCTACAAGGACGACATCCAGTCCGTCCTGATCGACTCGGAGTACTGGACGGCCGACGAGGTCGCCAAGGGCCAGTCGGACTGA
- a CDS encoding FtsX-like permease family protein yields MSWRPNGLARASVRARPSSFVGAFVALLFASTVVSAAALFLQTGITTGADPVRYAGAPVVVAADDELRERQGDGWTATLPLAVRPLVDAGLAGVLADLPETGQVVADVAFDVSPADPDVAGAAGATWSAGAWSAAALQPVRPGATAPGPGEVVLDRATAEAAGLEVGDQVRLTTANGTGSFEVAGLVDGGSTRAWFVDDDAPALAGHPDRVDAVTVQPAAGTSTAELAAAVRAALPDVPAPATGFVVATGQERGEVETVGFGATRETLVAIGGSLGGVLLVVAVFVVMSTTGLAVEQRARELALLRAIGATPRQLRRTVATETAVVALLAAPLGLVPGVLVARWLLGAMTDRGYLVPGVELDTGPLALAVTVAVVAGAALVAGLLAARRPARVRPAEALRESATTGGRLGPLRWVLGLVALAGSVPLLILSATSAGDLGMGLGATVVLALLLAVGLLGPVVAGLVARAVEPLLDRLGAPGRLAAANGRANNRRLASALVPLVMAVAFAGTLLLLQGSLQRATTEQREAALQADTVVTSTGAGLPAELVEEAAGLPGVQAAVGVLPSSVVAGSAGELMSHSAAGLTGDLDDVALALDVGVQDGDLAALRPGTGDGDDGTVALDALFAGSLDASVGDEVQLYAADGAPLQLQVVALYTRGLGVASALLPLETVAPHAPSDRLEQLLVRHDGPVTATGRAALADLVGPGGSLTDRETATVEQRAAGAQDSWLNNVFAAGLAGFAAIAAANTLVMVALSRRREIGLLGMIGATRRQVLRTARLEALVVAGAALGLGAAISWVTLQPAVQGATGSGPYVPLPVAAGIAGGVLVLTLVCTWAPTRLLLRRPRAAAVGTRE; encoded by the coding sequence ATGAGCTGGCGCCCCAACGGGCTGGCCCGCGCGTCCGTGCGGGCCCGGCCCTCCTCCTTCGTCGGCGCCTTCGTCGCGCTGCTGTTCGCCTCCACGGTGGTCTCGGCCGCCGCCCTGTTCCTGCAGACCGGCATCACCACCGGTGCCGACCCGGTCCGGTACGCCGGCGCCCCGGTGGTCGTCGCCGCCGACGACGAGCTGCGCGAGCGGCAGGGCGACGGCTGGACCGCCACGCTCCCGCTCGCCGTCCGCCCGCTGGTCGACGCCGGGCTGGCCGGCGTGCTGGCCGATCTGCCGGAGACCGGCCAGGTCGTCGCCGACGTCGCCTTCGACGTGTCGCCGGCCGACCCGGACGTCGCCGGCGCGGCGGGGGCGACCTGGTCGGCCGGGGCGTGGTCGGCGGCCGCCCTGCAGCCCGTCCGGCCCGGCGCGACCGCCCCCGGGCCGGGCGAGGTCGTCCTGGACCGGGCCACCGCCGAGGCCGCGGGGCTGGAGGTCGGTGACCAGGTCCGGCTGACGACGGCGAACGGCACCGGGTCGTTCGAGGTGGCCGGGCTGGTCGACGGCGGCTCCACCCGGGCCTGGTTCGTCGACGACGACGCCCCGGCCCTGGCCGGCCACCCCGACCGGGTGGACGCCGTCACGGTGCAGCCCGCCGCGGGCACCTCGACCGCGGAGCTCGCGGCGGCCGTCCGGGCCGCCCTGCCCGACGTCCCCGCACCGGCCACCGGCTTCGTGGTGGCCACCGGCCAGGAGCGCGGCGAGGTCGAGACCGTCGGCTTCGGCGCCACCCGGGAGACCCTGGTGGCCATCGGCGGCTCGCTGGGCGGGGTGCTGCTGGTGGTGGCGGTCTTCGTGGTCATGTCCACCACCGGCCTGGCCGTCGAGCAGCGGGCGCGCGAGCTGGCCCTGCTGCGCGCGATCGGCGCGACCCCGCGGCAGCTGCGCCGCACCGTGGCCACCGAGACGGCCGTCGTCGCCCTGCTGGCCGCCCCGCTCGGGCTGGTGCCGGGCGTGCTGGTCGCCCGCTGGCTGCTGGGTGCGATGACCGACCGCGGCTACCTCGTGCCTGGCGTGGAGCTCGACACCGGACCGCTCGCCCTCGCCGTCACCGTGGCGGTGGTGGCCGGCGCCGCGCTGGTGGCCGGGCTGCTCGCCGCGCGCCGGCCGGCGCGGGTGCGGCCGGCCGAGGCGCTCCGCGAGTCCGCGACCACCGGCGGGCGGCTGGGGCCGCTGCGCTGGGTGCTCGGGCTGGTCGCGCTGGCCGGCAGCGTGCCGCTGCTCATCCTGTCCGCGACCTCCGCCGGCGACCTGGGCATGGGGCTGGGGGCGACCGTCGTCCTGGCGCTGCTGCTGGCCGTCGGGCTGCTCGGGCCGGTGGTCGCCGGGCTGGTCGCCCGGGCGGTCGAGCCGCTGCTCGACAGGCTGGGGGCGCCGGGCCGGTTGGCCGCGGCCAACGGCCGGGCCAACAACCGGCGGCTGGCCTCGGCGCTGGTGCCCCTGGTGATGGCGGTGGCCTTCGCGGGCACCCTGCTGCTCCTGCAGGGCAGCCTGCAGCGGGCGACCACCGAGCAGCGGGAGGCGGCGCTGCAGGCCGACACCGTCGTCACCTCCACCGGGGCGGGGCTCCCCGCCGAGCTGGTCGAGGAGGCCGCCGGGCTGCCCGGCGTGCAGGCGGCGGTGGGCGTGCTGCCGAGCTCGGTCGTCGCCGGTTCCGCCGGGGAGCTGATGTCGCACAGCGCCGCCGGCCTCACCGGCGACCTGGACGACGTCGCGCTCGCCCTGGACGTGGGCGTGCAGGACGGCGACCTCGCCGCGCTGCGGCCGGGCACCGGCGACGGGGACGACGGCACGGTCGCGCTGGACGCCCTGTTCGCCGGCTCGCTGGACGCCTCGGTCGGTGACGAGGTGCAGCTCTACGCCGCCGACGGCGCCCCGCTGCAGCTGCAGGTGGTCGCCCTCTACACCCGGGGGCTCGGGGTCGCCTCGGCCCTGCTGCCGCTGGAGACGGTGGCGCCGCACGCGCCCTCGGACCGGCTGGAGCAGCTGCTGGTCCGGCACGACGGGCCGGTCACCGCCACCGGGCGCGCGGCGCTGGCCGACCTGGTGGGGCCGGGCGGGTCGCTGACCGACCGGGAGACCGCCACGGTCGAGCAGCGCGCCGCCGGGGCGCAGGACAGCTGGCTGAACAACGTGTTCGCGGCGGGGCTGGCCGGGTTCGCCGCCATCGCCGCGGCCAACACGCTGGTGATGGTGGCGCTGTCCCGCCGGCGGGAGATCGGCCTGCTCGGGATGATCGGCGCCACCCGCCGCCAGGTGCTGCGCACCGCCCGGCTCGAGGCGCTCGTGGTGGCCGGCGCGGCCCTCGGGCTGGGCGCGGCCATCTCCTGGGTGACCCTGCAGCCGGCGGTCCAGGGGGCCACCGGGTCCGGGCCCTACGTCCCGCTGCCGGTCGCCGCCGGGATCGCCGGTGGGGTGCTGGTGCTGACCCTGGTCTGCACCTGGGCGCCGACCCGGCTGCTGCTCCGCCGCCCGCGCGCGGCCGCCGTCGGCACCCGCGAGTAG
- a CDS encoding LacI family DNA-binding transcriptional regulator: MLPEGAPRALGMSDVAAHAGVSHQTVSRVVNGHPNVAPTTRERVLRSIAELGYRPNTAARALVTGSTRTIGLVTSHINQYGPAQTLLGLEKAARAAGYSLGVAILDDDSEGAMREAVDRFVAQSVDAVVALSTYGQAVEALGRFRAPVPLIAVQVGHDPVHPTVWVDQEVGAALATRHLLGLGHRTVQHVTGPGDSLEARGRVVGWRRELVSAGAPVPDVAYGNWWPSSGHAAGRQLAARVRAGRRSGEPVTAVFVANDQMALGVINALHDEGLSVPGDVSVVGFDDVPEAAYYTPPLTTVRQDFAELGRRGVQSVLARLRGEAFHAEPVMPQLVVRASTGPPPAA, translated from the coding sequence GTGCTGCCCGAGGGGGCGCCGCGCGCACTGGGCATGTCCGACGTCGCGGCACACGCGGGCGTCTCGCACCAGACCGTGTCACGGGTGGTCAACGGCCACCCCAACGTCGCACCGACGACCAGGGAGCGGGTCCTGCGGTCGATCGCCGAGCTGGGCTACCGGCCCAACACGGCGGCCCGCGCCCTGGTCACCGGCTCGACCCGGACGATCGGCCTGGTCACCTCGCACATCAACCAGTACGGCCCGGCGCAGACCCTGCTCGGGTTGGAGAAGGCCGCGCGGGCGGCCGGCTACTCCCTCGGTGTCGCCATCCTCGACGACGACAGCGAGGGGGCGATGCGCGAGGCCGTCGACCGGTTCGTCGCGCAGTCGGTCGACGCCGTCGTGGCGCTGTCCACCTACGGGCAGGCGGTCGAGGCGCTCGGTCGCTTCCGGGCGCCGGTCCCGCTGATCGCCGTGCAGGTGGGCCACGACCCGGTGCACCCCACGGTCTGGGTCGACCAGGAGGTCGGTGCCGCGCTGGCCACCCGGCACCTGCTCGGGCTGGGGCACCGCACGGTGCAGCACGTGACCGGGCCGGGCGACTCGCTCGAGGCCCGCGGCCGCGTGGTGGGCTGGCGCCGCGAGCTCGTCTCCGCCGGCGCCCCGGTCCCGGACGTCGCCTACGGCAACTGGTGGCCGTCGTCCGGGCACGCGGCCGGCCGGCAGCTGGCCGCCCGGGTGCGGGCCGGGCGCCGCAGTGGCGAACCGGTCACGGCGGTCTTCGTCGCCAACGACCAGATGGCCCTCGGGGTCATCAACGCCCTGCACGACGAGGGGCTCTCGGTGCCCGGCGACGTGAGCGTCGTCGGCTTCGACGACGTCCCGGAGGCCGCGTACTACACGCCACCGCTGACCACGGTGCGGCAGGACTTCGCCGAGCTGGGGCGGCGGGGCGTGCAGTCGGTGCTCGCCCGGCTCCGCGGCGAGGCCTTCCACGCCGAGCCGGTCATGCCGCAGCTCGTCGTGCGGGCCAGCACCGGCCCGCCACCGGCGGCCTGA
- the mmsB gene encoding multiple monosaccharide ABC transporter permease: MTRTAGPETNETPAEVSDAQSKALKTGTSDLRELLTRNLRQSGIYVAFFVVVVLFAILTGGTSLSPGNITNIVLQYSYVLVLAIGMVIVIIAGHIDLSVGSVVALSGATSAVLVIRHGAPWWVGMLAAIAVGLAVGAWQGFWVAYVGIPAFIVTLAGMLIFRGLTLQVLDNISLSPFTPEYQKVASGFLNGLLGGNGYDAFTLLIGALAVAGYAVSGFRTRVARIRYKQPVESFPLFVARVVLVAAVVMYFAWQLAHARGLPIVLIILGVLITVYGLITKRSVFGRQVYAIGGNLAAATLSGVKVKVVNFWIFVNMGFLAAVAGIIYSSRSNGAQPAAGQNFELDAIAAAFIGGAAVTGGVGTVAGAMVGGLLVAVLSNGMQLQGVDQSIQSVIKGLILLLAVAFDVYNKRRAGSSR, from the coding sequence ATGACCAGGACCGCGGGTCCAGAGACCAACGAGACCCCGGCTGAGGTGTCCGACGCCCAGTCGAAGGCCCTGAAGACCGGCACGAGCGACCTCCGTGAGCTGCTCACCCGCAACCTGCGGCAGAGCGGCATCTACGTGGCGTTCTTCGTCGTCGTGGTGCTCTTCGCCATCCTCACCGGCGGCACGTCGCTGAGCCCGGGCAACATCACCAACATCGTCCTGCAGTACAGCTACGTGCTGGTGCTGGCGATCGGCATGGTCATCGTGATCATCGCCGGCCACATCGACCTGTCGGTGGGCTCGGTGGTCGCGCTCAGCGGGGCCACGTCCGCCGTCCTGGTGATCCGGCACGGCGCCCCCTGGTGGGTCGGCATGCTGGCCGCCATCGCGGTCGGCCTGGCCGTCGGCGCGTGGCAGGGCTTCTGGGTCGCCTACGTCGGCATCCCGGCGTTCATCGTGACCCTCGCGGGCATGCTGATCTTCCGCGGCCTCACGCTGCAGGTGCTGGACAACATCTCGCTGTCGCCCTTCACCCCCGAGTACCAGAAGGTCGCCAGCGGCTTCCTCAACGGCCTGCTGGGCGGCAACGGCTACGACGCCTTCACGCTGCTCATCGGTGCCCTCGCGGTGGCCGGCTACGCGGTCAGCGGCTTCCGCACCCGGGTCGCTCGGATCCGCTACAAGCAGCCGGTCGAGAGCTTCCCGCTCTTCGTGGCCCGCGTCGTCCTGGTCGCTGCCGTGGTCATGTACTTCGCCTGGCAGCTGGCCCACGCCCGCGGCCTGCCGATCGTGCTGATCATCCTCGGCGTGCTGATCACGGTCTACGGCCTGATCACCAAGCGCTCGGTGTTCGGCCGCCAGGTCTACGCGATCGGTGGCAACCTGGCCGCCGCGACGCTCTCCGGCGTCAAGGTGAAGGTCGTCAACTTCTGGATCTTCGTCAACATGGGCTTCCTGGCCGCGGTCGCGGGGATCATCTACTCCTCGCGGTCCAACGGCGCGCAGCCCGCGGCCGGCCAGAACTTCGAGCTCGACGCCATCGCGGCGGCCTTCATCGGTGGCGCCGCCGTCACCGGTGGTGTCGGCACGGTGGCCGGGGCGATGGTCGGTGGTCTGCTCGTCGCGGTGCTGAGCAACGGCATGCAGCTCCAGGGCGTCGACCAGTCCATCCAGTCGGTCATCAAGGGCCTCATCCTGCTGCTCGCCGTCGCCTTCGACGTCTACAACAAGCGGCGCGCGGGCTCCTCGCGCTGA
- a CDS encoding xylulokinase, producing the protein MTTDAVADITAGRTAVGIEFGSTRIKAVLIGSDHAPLAVGTHDWENQLVDRLWTYSLEAVWAGVQQSVAALAEDVRRRHGVELTTVGALGVSAMMHGYLALDADGELLAPFRTWRNTNTGRAAERLSAEFGCNIPHRWSVAHLYQAVLDGEEHVGRIAHLTTLAGYVHWRLTGEQVLGVGDASGMFPIDSATGGYDATMLARFDQLAAEAGADLHLAGLLPAVAVAGQPAGTLTEAGAALLDPSGRVRPGAPLCPPEGDAGTGMVATNSVAPRTGNVSAGTSIFAMVVLERALGAVHRELDLVTTPAGDPVAMVHCNNGASELDAWAGLFGQFARALGAEADSARVFETLFTAALDGAGDGGGMLAYNYLSGEPITGLEEGRPLFLRSPDSPLDLGSFMRTQLYSSLATLRIGMDVLQKAEGVRLDRMFAHGGLFKTEGVAQRYLAAAIDTPVAVGDVAAEGGAWGIAVLAAFATRRTPEQGLADYLETAVFAAASLRTHRPDPADVAGFDAFMERYVAGLPVERAAVEHVRVGQQRAAHPQITPVAPSEEPA; encoded by the coding sequence ATGACGACGGACGCCGTCGCAGACATCACCGCAGGCCGCACGGCCGTCGGGATCGAGTTCGGCTCGACCCGGATCAAGGCCGTGCTCATCGGCTCGGACCACGCGCCGCTCGCCGTCGGCACCCACGACTGGGAGAACCAGCTCGTGGACCGGCTGTGGACGTACTCGCTGGAGGCGGTCTGGGCCGGGGTGCAGCAGAGCGTCGCCGCCCTCGCCGAGGACGTGCGCCGCCGGCACGGCGTGGAGCTGACCACGGTCGGCGCGCTCGGTGTGTCGGCGATGATGCACGGCTACCTGGCCCTCGACGCCGACGGCGAGCTGCTCGCGCCCTTCCGCACCTGGCGCAACACGAACACCGGCCGCGCCGCCGAGCGGCTCAGCGCCGAGTTCGGCTGCAACATCCCGCACCGCTGGAGCGTCGCGCACCTGTACCAGGCCGTGCTGGACGGCGAGGAGCACGTCGGCCGGATCGCGCACCTGACCACGCTGGCCGGCTACGTGCACTGGCGGCTCACCGGCGAGCAGGTGCTCGGCGTCGGCGACGCCAGCGGCATGTTCCCCATCGACAGCGCCACCGGCGGGTACGACGCCACCATGCTGGCCCGGTTCGACCAGCTCGCCGCCGAGGCCGGGGCCGACCTGCACCTGGCCGGGCTGCTGCCGGCCGTCGCCGTCGCCGGCCAGCCGGCCGGCACGCTGACCGAGGCGGGCGCGGCGCTGCTCGACCCGAGCGGCCGGGTGCGCCCGGGCGCCCCGCTCTGCCCGCCGGAGGGCGACGCGGGCACGGGGATGGTCGCCACCAACTCGGTCGCCCCGCGCACCGGCAACGTGTCCGCGGGCACCAGCATCTTCGCGATGGTCGTGCTCGAGCGGGCGCTCGGCGCGGTGCACCGCGAGCTGGACCTGGTGACCACCCCGGCCGGCGACCCGGTGGCGATGGTGCACTGCAACAACGGCGCCAGCGAGCTCGACGCCTGGGCCGGTCTCTTCGGCCAGTTCGCCCGGGCGCTGGGCGCCGAGGCCGACTCCGCGCGGGTCTTCGAGACGCTCTTCACCGCCGCCCTGGACGGCGCGGGCGACGGCGGCGGGATGCTGGCCTACAACTACCTCTCCGGCGAGCCGATCACCGGGCTCGAGGAGGGGCGGCCGCTGTTCCTGCGCTCCCCGGACAGCCCGCTGGACCTGGGCTCCTTCATGCGCACGCAGCTGTACTCCTCGCTGGCCACCCTGCGCATCGGCATGGACGTGCTGCAGAAGGCCGAGGGCGTGCGGCTGGACCGGATGTTCGCCCACGGCGGCCTGTTCAAGACCGAGGGCGTGGCGCAGCGCTACCTGGCCGCCGCGATCGACACCCCGGTCGCCGTCGGGGACGTCGCCGCGGAGGGCGGCGCCTGGGGCATCGCCGTCCTGGCCGCCTTCGCCACCCGGCGCACACCGGAGCAGGGCCTGGCCGACTACCTGGAGACCGCGGTCTTCGCCGCAGCGAGCCTGCGGACCCACCGGCCCGACCCGGCCGACGTCGCCGGCTTCGACGCGTTCATGGAGCGCTACGTCGCCGGCCTGCCGGTCGAGCGGGCCGCCGTGGAGCACGTGCGGGTCGGCCAGCAGCGGGCCGCCCACCCCCAGATCACCCCCGTCGCACCGAGCGAGGAGCCGGCATGA